The nucleotide sequence TTCACCATGTCTGAAGAAGAGCAGAGCTCACTGGAGTTGCAGACTCCTGCATGGTGCTGCTGCACACCACAATACAAAAGAAATAACAACCATTTCATTAGGTCAAAGTTAAGTTTACCTTTCAATTCGAATCCAGATTTTGCTGAAGCTAGATTGCTTATCAGAAAATGCAGTCACTTCTCCAGCTAAAACAAATTTGTGCCAGCAAAGTTAAATATCTTTGTAGAGCTTAAAGAAATCATCTTCCCAAAAAGATATATACACTGATATCTACATATGAAAGAAATctaaataatataaatgacaCAGATTTGACATCAGGACACCATCAAAAGCAACATTTTGCCTATAAAACTTGGTAACCATATGTTGTTCAAGGTAAAGAATCCTGAAGCAACCAACTCTGATATTCCTAACCAGATAAAAGTCATGTTGGACTAGTGGATGATGTTGCATATTATAGTCTCCCAAAAGGATTGCAATCAAACCGATCAACTAACGAAAACCCCATTTATGGATAAAGAATTTGGATTTGAGATCAGATTAGGTAATTTGTCAAAATCAAGgcaattcttttttatttctgaAAGATAAAAATGACAACAATATATATTGATCAAGGCAACATATTGACCACAATATATATTGTCAACACCAGAGCAATCCTCTTAGCCTCGATGCTTGCTGGAAGTCAACTTTTTCTATGCAATAAAATAGAGGAATATCACAATCCAACATAAGGTCACGGCAAATATTATAAACTCTATGACAGATTATTATTCATTTCCAAAATGATCAAAATTCTTTGATTAGGATAGTCAAAATAAATCCCAACAAATTGGAGTAATAGAGACTATTGTCATTTAATACTGCATCCAAACTAGAAAGAAATGAATAAAGACTTCAGCAATCCTCAATCTTcatcaatattaataataaacaAAGTAATAAGAAAATAATGCCATACCATTAAATGGCATAAGCCACTGAAGAAACCTCGGACATGGTCTTATCTTCATTAGAAACCAGGCTTTGTTCAGTGGCTTGATGAACATGGTTTTGATGTAATCTGTAATATAAATTTGTGAAATATAATCTCAATGGTTCACAAGAATTTTTTCCATGACATGATAGTCAAAATAAATCCCAACAAATTGGAGTGATAGAGACTATTGTCATTTAATACTGCATCCAAACCAGAAAGAAATGAATAAAGACTTCAGCGATCCTCAATCTTcatcaatattaataataaacaTAGTAATAAGAAAATAATGCCATACCATTAAATGGCATAAGCCACTGAAGAAACTTCGGACATGGTCTTATCTTCATTAGAAACCAGGCTTTGTTCAGCGGCTCGATGAACATGGTTTTGATGTAACCTGTAAGATAAATTTGTGAAGTATAATCTCAATGGTTCACAAGAATATTTTCCATGACATGATATTGCACTGAACCTATTCATTCATGTCCAACTATAAATTTCCTCAAGTTGGACATTGCAGATTAGTGTTATCTGTAGTTGTTCTAGCCTGTAATTAGTGTTCTATTGCTAATTTAGATAAAATAAGACAAATTAGCTAGACTGAATAACTCACTAGCTCTTCTAAACCATCATATAAATTCACTTCTTTGCTCTTCTCTAGTGGTAAAGGATGAGATGCTACTAGAAAAGTAAAACACTTTCGAAGGAAGAATAAATCCACATATGCAAACCACTTCATCCTAGTAAGTTGTTCCCAAGAGGTAAAATGACCATCAGCCAACTTAGTAGATGCAGATTAGAACTCAACAAAATCTACCAGTCATGAAGAGAATAAACAGATTCAGTAGTGTCTATCAGCCAGCTAGGGCCAACTGAAGGTAGCACATCATGCCAAAGTGTGTCTTGCTCAATTCCTCCTCATACTGTCCATGTTATTGATAAACTAAGATGTAAAGGAAAGGGGAAATTTGAGTTAAGCCTGAATATAACCAAGTCATGTACATAAGGGTCAATCCAGACCAGAAAACTGCATTGGCCTAGCTCCAGTTGTGTTTAAAACAAAAGAGGAGTAATTTTACTGATCCAAAGAAGCACCAAGAAGAATCAAATTCTAACTCTACAGCATGCAATTCATAACCTTACCCAATTAGTTAGTCGTCAGAATCATTGAGGGGTATGTTCATGGTAGTAAGTTATACCAAATTAACAGAAAAAGCAGCATTGATTCAGGTGCTCCCTTTCTCACTGAGAAATCATGCACTCCATGTATTAAAATGCCCTTACACATCAGATGCATCAAAAGTGAAAGAACTCTGTGTCAACCATGATCTTTGGATGATACCAGCTGCTATAAttcaccttttttttattttcacagaGAATCCATTAGTTTTCTCTGTGAATGCGACATGTATCTCTTCCTGTTGAAATGGCTTCGTCAGATCTCTATTGATTCAGGTGCTCTCTTTCTCATTGAGAAAACATGCACTCCGTGTATTAAAATGCCCTTCCACATCAGATGCATCAAAAGTGATGGAACTCTGGGTCAACCTTGATCTTTGGATGATACAAGCTGCTATAattcacctttttttttatttgcacAGAGAATCCATTAGTTTTCTCTGTGATTGTGACACGTATCTCTTCCTGTCGAAATGGCTTCGTCAGATCTCTATTGTCATAAGCTGCAGCCACAGCCTCCTAGTTCTAGCATCAGCATCAGCTTCTCCTTCAGCTTTCAGACTGCCCAGCCTCATAGGCGGAGTCTGATCAGGGTGCTGCTTCTGACCTCATACCTTCTATTTCAACTGAGAAAATTTTACAAGTCAAATTTTAGGTACGAGGAACAAGATTGAGATATTTTGAAAAAAGCAAGTTGAGTTTATCATCCGAAACTTGAATGCATTTGTATAAGGTCATCAATATTGATTCTAAACTAATTGTTTCTTttctaatataataaaaaagacaGCACACCACATCATTAATGTTCAATCACCTAAGTTTGAAATTCTTCAGTACAACATAGATAATAACAAAAGCATTTGCAATTACCAGGCTATCTTCGCATTGTTGCAGCACCTTTTGTTTCTTCTGCCTTTTTAACTTGTTTTGTCTTGTCAAATCAGGATTTTTAAAGTTGGTCCAAAGGTATACCAACTTTAAACTCCATAATGAGGTACATGCCTATAGTAAGAGAATTATCAAGAActtaatttataatataataatatgttTCTAATAATCAATCATATACTGTCACGTCAATTGCTACatacttatatatttttataaaacacattcataatttaaaataattatacatGAATGAAGACTATAAAACAATGGCATCTAGGTTCATGAGAACATGTCATGACACAATTAATATATACATGAATCATAGAATACAGTTGATATGCAAAAAATATAACATTTAATCATATTCAAATcaaggtctgcaatttcgtaccgtaccggagtttcgacgatcgCTCGGTACAGTatgaaactgtataccgagcggtatatcgctcggtatatatatatatatatatatatatatatatatatatatatatataagattatatatatttatatatatatatatatatttaaaaggcgacgtcgccttttccttccccacgcggggcgacgtcgcctcgtttatatatatatatatataatattatttttcgttccgttcggtagtgggcggtccgcgtaccggtatgccgtcagaccggtacgtaccacccgtaccggacaGTATCATTTGGTATTATCTTCTTTGATTCAAataatatatcaatatatatgCTTATCCAAGTTCCAATATATTAAAACCTCATACCAAAAttgcataaattttttttaagattttcATTCAACAAGCCACGTGCCTCAAATCCAAGCTATAATTTATTTACACAATTATTCAATCAAATCTTTATCGATAAGCAACAACAAATTCTTATAACTAGTTCTTTTTTATAATTGTGGTCTACTGCTTTCTAATGATAAATGTTCAATAATGGGACTGTTTCTCATCACAGAGTTCAGTTTCCATTTTATATTGGTTTAGTAGGATTTCCATTTATTCCTTTAGTGAGCATATATGAAATGGCCCttttaaaagagaaaaataagaaataaaCTTTTTGTCCCTGTATAAAATTCGTGAATGCCAGAACTACTCATCAAACAACCATGATCATGCTTTTTTAATTCCTTCTCTTTACAGGAACATCTATCTCAAGACCTAAACCTAAATTTCCTTACTTTTAGCACTGCTTTGGTGTTAACCAATTCCCCTAATGGCATTGTTAAAGCTTGCAGAACAACAATCTCATGAACAGAGTGGGCAAAAGAGAGATGTGGGGGGCTTTCTTGattttccaataaaccaagaaagAGAACAATAAAACCCTGGAGTCAATCAATTCTCCAAGAAAATATTCTCTTTTCTTCGCCAAGTCCTAACATGTACTACACAATTGATAGGGCATATTCTGGTACCACCCCTCATGGCAACAGTTAGCAGCGCCAACGCAGAGCCTCAGGGCCGATATGGTGCATTGCATCAACGTAACACCTCAGACTCGGATCGGACGACCGCTTGTTCCCGCGCTGTCCGAGGCCGTATGAGACGACGCCGCATAGCACAAAGCCACTCCGGAAAGCTCGGAATGACATCGTGTGACGCAGATCCGTGCAGGTCGATCGGCACTCGCACAGGAGGTACAAACCGATCGTCCGAGGAGTCGGCCGCCATTAACAAATTACGTACGATCAACCCTCGTTTgcaggtataaaagccaacccccTGATCGGCATCAAGGGAAGGACTTTGAGCATTCAACTCCGTCTTACTTCACTCAATACTAACTTAACCTTCGGAGGGATCGAGTTGAGAAATCCCCCTCTCGACCTCCGCTTGTGTTCAGGAGCCCGACGACGAAGAAGCAGGCCACTCGCCAAGAAAGAAGACTGCACTGCCACTCGCCAAGAAAGAAGACTGCACTCAGGAGATGAGGATCAAACTCAACCTGACCCGATGCTCGCTTCCGTCACCCGAGCATCCGCATGGATAACCTTATGCATCCGGGATTGGACCGAGCCGTGCTGACACCTCGGCCACGGCGTAAAGGTTCACTAACAATAATGACATCCTAGTAGAACAACAATCTCATGAagcaagaaagagaaaaaagctGGGGGTTTTCTTGATTCCTTTTCTTCCCAAGAAATGCTTCATTAAAGAATAACAAAACCAAAACCTAACTATTAGGACTGCTTCAGAGTCAACAAATTCCCCAAGACTCTTTTCATCAAGCCCTGCTCGGTACTATCTATCCAGTGACATCGTTAGATCTAGTGGAACAACAATCTCATAAACCAGGAAAGAGAAGGAGATGTGGGAGGAGAGTTCGAGATCGCTCACCCAAAAACTCGACCTCGATCGGCGCGGCTGGAGACCTCTTCGATATGCTGGCGGAGAACGATGCGAAGTCCCGACGGGGCTTCCCCCACCATGGAACCAATCGCATCGTCTCTGTGACGGGTTCGCACGGCGACGGCTATTAAGCTGGGAATTTGTGACCGTTACGGTCCGAACCGACCCGACCCGGGTTGCGCATCTCTTCGACCGGATGGACCGCCTTgaaccgatatatatatatatatatatatatatatatatatatatatatatatatatatatatatatatatataccaaattaTATGTTGTGTTGTTGAATATTAGTATTTGAATTATATTTTTAGCAAAAAATTAAgtgggaaatcttataataaaatatcaaaaaatttactgATTAAGTTATTTGACACtttcttataaaattaatttattaatttttttaaatttattttttttataaagggtaaataatgaaaacaaaatttaaatttaagattTTACGATAAACAATTAAGATCTTTACTAACTAAGCTAACTGACACcttcaaattaaataaaaaattattgatgtaACTCATGAAAGCGTATATTTCTTAATTAGTTTCCATTCGTTTGGTCGGCACAAGAAGGTCTCACATGTACACACAATAATGCACTGTCTACTACTAATATATCTCGAGATGAACTCAATATATGGTATGTGAAAGTACTCTTTTCAGGTTTCATTTGTGAACATCAGCCGATACCAGACATCATACCATTTATGAACGGCACAAGGGAATTCTTACAGTGCTACTACTGTTCTTGTGAGAGaggaattctgcaaaacaaagtTTTGTGCCAACTGTGTCGCAACTTGACATAGAATCAAACCAGCACATGCATGGAATTTTAACAACCATAACCTACTAGTAGTAGTCAATTTCCTAAAGTTGTCCGTGATCGAGCTCTTTAATCGTACTCTTTGTTCGAGCATCTTCACTCGACATCGAAGCCCTTGTCTTGGAGCTCCTGTATGACTTCATTCCTCATGCGAAACCATAGCTTTTGAGCTTCCTGTTCAAATTTTTGAGACTGCAATTGTTTTTGCAGGTTGTCAATATCCTTATCGCTGTCTATAAATCCTTTGGGTCCAATGGTTGTGCCAAGACTTCCTCCGCTTTTAATGAACTCGTCGACTGCGTCTTGGTCGCCCGGGTATGGAAATCTTCTGCGCTCATATAGGTGAGCCATCTCTTTCTCCTCCtatatacacaaaaaaaaaaatcccttcaAGTTCTGTTGTCCAAAGAAAACGAGAAGGAAAGATATGATGAAGAACAAGCTAGATATGCTTTAATGAGGATATTAATACTGTTATCTCCACACATAGGACCAAAAACATCAGTTACTTCATGAAACTACAGAAAGTGGAGCCACATTCTGTTCAGGCACTGTGTCTTGGGCATACATGGTGAACTAGAAGAAGCTGACATAGAAAAAACATCAATAATTACTCAATTCATATATCCATTTAGATTGCTGTTGTTTGTGGCCGAAAAGACGAAGGCCCACTTTGTTCAATTCTACAAAGCGTAGAAGGCCGAGGCCAGCATATGATCCGCTGAAAGAAAGAAAACTGCTTCATGACAGTGAAATAAGAGACCAATATATACTTCAATTAGTTACAATTTTAAGCATAAATAAATTACAAGTTTCTCAGGTGATATAACAATTAAACACCTTTAAGCTGCCAAATTCCATAAAGACTACAACATTAGTTAAATATAAGACACATTCTAAGGCCAGCCAAAAACAAACTCTCACCCTATACCAATCTTCTTAAAAGTACAAATTATCTGATCAAGAAAATACCagaaacgattggaatgattatcCTTATTGAGTTCAACTATACAACCACCACGGGAAGAGCAACATGTGCCGCTCTCTGCTTGCTAGGTTGCTAGGGAAGAGCGGATTATCTTTAGCTCCAACGTGACACAGTCGAAAGATAGTTCGTCACATCAAATTAACATTTTAACACATGGCAACTAAACTTGATTTTGATCAAGGGAAAGACAAGgactcaaaattttatttttttcagacTTCCATCATGGATTAACAAGAGGCTGTCTACACTTTCATCAACCAAAACCCTAGGTTGTTTCAAATGAAGATTCTATGAGCTAAATAATTACCTTGAGTAACCTGATCAATCTCCACATAACGAGGATGGACTTCGATACTAAAATAAGTCATCTATGATGATGCCTTTCTGAATCAAAGAAAGAAgatatataattatgaaagtttcTAAGCAAGAAATGGCAATCCACATCTATAAGCAAATATAACCCTGGTTGGAAGCTAGACTAAAGAATTAGCTGATAGGACTTTGATGGAGAATTGGATTCCATAAAAATATATTGCTTATACATGCACTTGTAAAGTACTACAAACACAAGAAAACATTTTAAATTCAACCCAGGAAATCGATGGAAGAACGTATTCTCACCTTTGGCCGCGGCTGAATATTCCACCAACCCAGCGGAGAAGTTTCATTCCACAACCAAGCTAGCCCAAAGATCGTATAGGTGTAGAGCATAGCTTTCCCCATCTGCTTGACGAAGTAAATAtcatccttttcaaatccaagttTCCTGGAGAACCATAGCACAGTGTTCTTCAAGAGTAAGCAGCTATATCAACACAAAGAATTCAAACCACGCGTAAGCTATAATTACTTGCACGAATCACTCACCTCATAATTCTCCGAACTTTGAAGAACCTGGCCATCAGGAAACCTGGGCCAAGTATTCCAATCGACTCAGTGAGACATTTAACCGAACAATCGGCAGATCACTACCGCAATCAAGAGCAGGGAACAACGAAAGAAGCTAAATTTCACATCGCGCGACGACAAAGACGCAAGATTGGAAAACGggatggggagagagagagagagagagagatcagaacTAACTCGTAGAAGTAGGGCAACCGAGAAGGAGGGTGTGCAGGCGAGGAGTAGCCGCGACGAAGTAGACCTGCCTCGTGGCGCCGGGGACGGTGGATCGAAGCACGGCGGCGGCAAAGATTCGGGAAAGCACACCTGTGAAGATTACACGAGATGGTATTGCATTGTTCtatttatcttcttcttttttttctcctaatCTTTCGCCGTAAAATTCAATTACAAAATGACCAAAATATTCTCTTATCCAAAAATAAAGGAATTTGCGATGTTTTGACCATTTTATAAAGGGGGATTCTGTTAAGATGAAAAGAAAAGAGGTTTGATCcgagaaaatccaaaaaaaactgAATTATCTCGAAAAAAAGCCTAAATTCATTTACTAAACGATGGAGAGAAAAGACAGATCCAAAAACTGGCGACTACGAGAGAGATCACAAGGCCGCCGGTCCCGTCGAAataaaattccttttttttttccttcatactGGTTTTCATCTGGCTTCGAATTTCCATATTCCAAAGCCGAAACATTAAAAGGGCGACGTAaaataaattgaaaaggagttgtTTAGCAAAGGTAGAATATTCATTAATGCAATCTACCCCTCCACTAATTACCAGAAAAGACAACCGATTAAGAGTCCTTCACAAATTTCATCATAGCTATTCTCGAATCTAACTAACTTTACTACGCATCCCTGCATTTTGCATTGCATCATCCATCTCAATCTCAATTAACATATGCCGCACCCTCCCGTTCTCCAAATTCAGTGAAATCATAgccgagaagaaaatagaaacccCCCCTTATCATTACTAACAAGTATTATCTCAAGTGCATACTGGGTGGTAAAACAAGCAAGAGGGCCGTACTCCCAGAGAGTAACAGCAAAATACGTCTGCAGATACTGTGAATGCAACACACCACCACAAAACATGGATAAAAAAAGTGCAATCTCGTGTATAGCATAAATCAATCACCTCATGCCCGCCCGGCTGTGACGCTCTCCCAGTAGTGTCCTCTAAGCAGCTCGAAAAACATTGTTACATGACGACCACCCTAGCTTAGTAAAGGGAAAAGGTTCCCCTGAACAGCTAACTTAGCTTGCTCGCTCTTAGTTTAAATAAATACATGGAGGGTGAGGTAACTGATAAAGCTACCTTCGTCGATGAGATCTACCGGGTGACCTTTTCAAAGGATCAGCAGCAGATGACATTCTATTTCTGCCATTTGTACCTGGAGACTCCTTAGTGTCGGACACTGATTTCGGCCTTCGCAATATGTCCTCTGTGTGCCGGCGCCAGAGAGACTCCCGATCTTTGCTTGGCATCTTGGAGTACCTAGGGTCAGGCTTCAACAGGAGTTTTGCTTCAGACCAAGAATTGAGAACCGTTTTCCCATCATCATTTTTTGCAGCAGCAGCTTCCACGGTCACAACTTCAGCAAGCAGCGTCCGGAAGTCATTCACACAACGCTGCACAGGGAACATGGTACCGTGAGTGCCGCCAGGACTAGAAAGCGTAGGCAATAATAAATTTGCAACATCTCTAACGTGAAACAAACACTGAATTCTACAATTTCCAAGTGGTATATTCAGTGCTGAAAACTATAAGCTAAAAATGATTCAGAAATCCAAATttaaatacataaatatataaatacacaTACATACTTTTGTGTGACAAAATTCTAAAGAAaacgaaatttaaaaaaatcacatATTCCATCTCAAAATATGCATAATGATGCATTTATCATTTATTCCATAAACATACTCCAAACACAAGCATGATAAGTTCTGAAGTGCAATGccgtaaattacaaaaatacactTTCATATCAACAAGAAGGACAAGACAATCACAATACAAGAAAATAATCACACTATTATGAGTATTAGTTATTAGTAAAACACACAAAAAACTTACTCATGACACCCAAATGAAAGAACTTAATCCACAACAAAATTTGGGCCAATAAACACAAAAAACAGACACATGAAATTTCTGTGGCAAAGTTTAACAAGTTTTGACAAAAATGACACTAAATAAATACGTCAGATTCaaatttaaaagtaaagaaataaCAGGCAGGACTGTGACAACATATGCCCAGTCCCCAAACAAGGGCTCCTAAAAGCTTATTCCAGGGACTTCATTCAAAAACAGAAAGCAGGTGAAGAATAcatagcagtgtgttggaagctgTAGAACTGTCTATGTCAAAACAAAGCATGACAGAATCCAAGTTGTAAGACTTAAAGCAACCCAATCTGTATGAACAAGATGTATGAATAACAAAATATATAATGGAAATTGAGACACCTTCCAAATCTACAATGCACACGAAAAGAAAAAAATGTCAACCCGAAAACCTTTGGATTGATGATGACCTTGGATATAGGTTCAACTGAACATGTTTTCATTTTAGCCTTTGAAATAACTGCATTTTATTGACAATTCTATGAACAACCAACCAAAAATTTTATCTTTGCCAAAACAAATATAAGAATGCATCTtccataaagaaagaaagaaagaaagaaagaaacaagaaACGATTAATCTACCTTCACTTGTAATACGTAATTCTCTTGATTATATTCTTtacataatttttataattatcctTCTTAACGAAGACGTATAAAAGGGAGTGGAATTTT is from Musa acuminata AAA Group cultivar baxijiao chromosome BXJ3-8, Cavendish_Baxijiao_AAA, whole genome shotgun sequence and encodes:
- the LOC103974902 gene encoding uncharacterized protein LOC103974902, which produces MARFFKVRRIMRKLGFEKDDIYFVKQMGKAMLYTYTIFGLAWLWNETSPLGWWNIQPRPKEEKEMAHLYERRRFPYPGDQDAVDEFIKSGGSLGTTIGPKGFIDSDKDIDNLQKQLQSQKFEQEAQKLWFRMRNEVIQELQDKGFDVE